One Nocardioidaceae bacterium SCSIO 66511 genomic window carries:
- a CDS encoding vitamin B12-dependent ribonucleotide reductase, whose protein sequence is MTDTVSGSTGRAARGTSKAGKGLTIERVYTTEGVHPYDEVTWERRDVVQTNWKTGESVFEQTGVEFPDFWSVNASTIVTTKYFRGAVGTDQREGSLKQLLDRVVLTYVKAGKDNGYFATDADAEVFEHELTWMLLHQVFSFNSPVWFNVGTSSPQQVSACFILSVDDSMDSILNWYKEEGLIFKGGSGAGLNLSRIRSSKELLRSSGGTASGPVSFMRGADASAGTIKSGGATRRAAKMVVLDVDHPDIEEFVHTKEREEEKIRVLRDAGFDMDLGGSDITSVQYQNANNSVRVTDEFMRAVDEGTEFGLRARTTGEVIDTVDARKLFADISQAAWACADPGIQYDGTINDWHTTPETGRITASNPCSEYMHLDNSSCNLASMNLLKFVADDGSFEVDKFVKAVELVITAMDISICFADFPTEPIGETTRAYRQLGIGYANLGALLMASGLAYDSDGGRALAGAITSLMTGTSYRRSAELAGIVGAYDGYAQNAEPHTRVMRKHQSANDEIRTMHAIDIAVHREASKQWSRNLEIGQQNGWRNAQASVLAPTGTIGFMMDCDTTGIEPDFSLVKFKKLVGGGSMQIVNRTVPAALKRLGYTGETSEAIVEYIAEHGHVIDAPGLKPEHYEVFDCAMGERAIKPMGHVRMMAAAQPFLSGAISKTVNLPEESTVEDIADVYQQGWQLGLKALAVYRDNCKVGQPLADAKAKSKDAPEPEVQIVERPIRKRLPKSRPSLTTSFTVGGAEGYMTSGSYPDDGLGEVFLKLGKQGSTLAGVMDAFSIAISISLQYGVPLETFVAKFTNMKFEPAGLTDDPDVRMSQSIMDYIFRRLALDYLPFETRSAMGIHSAEERQRQLDTGSYEPVEDEAPEAEALSTPAVAAAPEPDSDPVAETAKPAPRTAHTSAELLESITGSTVDAPLCFTCGTKMRPSGSCFVCEGCGSTSGCS, encoded by the coding sequence ATGACCGACACGGTGAGCGGATCCACGGGTAGAGCCGCACGGGGCACCTCGAAGGCGGGCAAGGGCCTGACCATCGAGCGTGTGTACACCACCGAGGGGGTGCATCCGTACGACGAGGTCACCTGGGAGCGACGCGACGTCGTCCAGACCAACTGGAAGACCGGCGAGTCGGTGTTCGAGCAGACCGGCGTCGAGTTCCCCGACTTCTGGAGCGTCAACGCCTCGACCATCGTCACCACCAAGTACTTCCGTGGTGCGGTCGGCACCGACCAGCGCGAGGGCAGCCTCAAGCAACTCCTCGACCGCGTCGTCTTGACCTACGTCAAGGCCGGTAAAGACAACGGCTACTTCGCCACCGACGCCGACGCCGAGGTGTTCGAGCACGAGCTGACCTGGATGCTGCTGCACCAGGTGTTCAGCTTCAACAGCCCCGTCTGGTTCAACGTCGGTACGTCGAGCCCTCAGCAGGTTTCGGCGTGCTTCATCCTGTCCGTCGACGACTCGATGGACTCGATCCTCAACTGGTACAAGGAAGAGGGCCTGATCTTCAAGGGCGGTTCGGGCGCCGGACTGAACCTCTCCCGCATCCGCTCGTCCAAGGAGCTGCTGCGCTCCTCCGGCGGCACGGCCAGCGGTCCGGTGTCGTTCATGCGCGGGGCCGATGCCTCGGCCGGCACCATCAAGTCCGGCGGCGCCACCCGACGTGCGGCCAAGATGGTCGTCCTCGACGTCGATCACCCCGACATCGAGGAGTTCGTGCACACCAAGGAGCGCGAGGAGGAGAAGATCCGCGTGCTCCGCGACGCCGGGTTCGATATGGACCTCGGCGGCAGCGACATCACCTCGGTGCAGTACCAGAACGCCAACAACTCCGTACGCGTCACCGACGAGTTCATGCGAGCCGTCGACGAGGGCACCGAGTTCGGGCTGCGGGCGCGTACGACCGGCGAGGTGATCGACACGGTCGACGCCCGCAAACTGTTCGCCGACATCTCACAGGCGGCATGGGCGTGTGCCGACCCGGGCATCCAGTACGACGGCACCATCAACGACTGGCACACCACGCCCGAGACGGGCCGCATCACCGCGTCGAACCCGTGCAGTGAGTACATGCACCTCGACAACTCGTCCTGCAACCTCGCCAGCATGAACCTGCTGAAGTTCGTCGCCGACGACGGTAGCTTCGAGGTCGACAAGTTCGTCAAGGCCGTCGAGCTGGTCATCACCGCGATGGACATCTCGATCTGCTTCGCCGACTTCCCGACCGAGCCGATCGGCGAGACGACCCGGGCGTACCGCCAGCTCGGCATCGGCTACGCCAACCTCGGCGCGCTGCTGATGGCATCGGGCCTTGCGTACGACTCCGACGGTGGCCGCGCGCTCGCCGGCGCCATCACCTCGCTGATGACCGGCACGTCGTACCGTCGCTCGGCCGAGCTGGCCGGCATCGTCGGCGCATACGACGGGTACGCCCAGAACGCCGAGCCGCACACCCGGGTGATGCGCAAGCACCAGTCCGCCAACGACGAGATCCGTACGATGCACGCGATCGACATAGCCGTGCACCGCGAGGCATCCAAGCAGTGGTCGCGCAACCTCGAGATCGGCCAGCAGAACGGCTGGCGCAACGCGCAGGCCAGTGTGCTCGCACCGACCGGCACGATCGGTTTCATGATGGACTGCGATACGACCGGCATCGAGCCGGACTTCTCGCTGGTCAAGTTCAAGAAGCTCGTCGGCGGCGGCTCGATGCAGATCGTCAACCGCACCGTTCCGGCTGCGCTCAAGCGCCTCGGCTACACCGGGGAGACCAGCGAGGCGATCGTCGAGTACATCGCCGAGCACGGTCACGTGATCGACGCGCCGGGGCTCAAGCCGGAGCACTACGAGGTGTTCGACTGCGCCATGGGTGAGCGGGCGATCAAGCCGATGGGCCACGTACGGATGATGGCGGCCGCGCAGCCGTTCCTGTCCGGCGCGATCTCCAAGACGGTCAACCTGCCGGAGGAGTCGACGGTCGAAGACATCGCCGACGTCTACCAGCAGGGCTGGCAGCTCGGCCTGAAGGCTCTCGCCGTCTACCGCGACAACTGCAAGGTCGGCCAGCCGCTCGCCGATGCGAAGGCCAAGTCGAAGGATGCTCCCGAGCCGGAGGTGCAGATCGTCGAGCGTCCGATCCGCAAGCGGCTGCCGAAATCGCGTCCGTCGCTTACTACGTCCTTCACGGTCGGTGGCGCAGAGGGCTACATGACCTCTGGTTCGTACCCCGACGACGGGCTCGGCGAGGTGTTCCTCAAGCTCGGCAAGCAGGGCTCGACGCTCGCCGGTGTGATGGATGCGTTCTCGATCGCCATCTCGATCTCGCTGCAGTACGGCGTGCCGCTCGAGACGTTCGTCGCGAAGTTCACGAACATGAAGTTCGAGCCGGCCGGTCTGACCGACGATCCGGACGTGCGGATGAGCCAGTCGATCATGGACTACATCTTCCGCCGCTTGGCGCTGGACTACCTGCCGTTCGAGACCCGCTCGGCGATGGGCATCCACTCCGCCGAGGAGCGGCAGCGCCAGCTCGACACCGGTTCGTACGAACCAGTCGAGGACGAGGCACCGGAGGCAGAGGCGCTTTCGACACCAGCTGTCGCAGCGGCACCCGAGCCGGATTCCGATCCGGTCGCCGAAACCGCCAAGCCCGCCCCGCGTACGGCTCACACCTCGGCGGAGTTGCTCGAGTCGATCACCGGCTCGACAGTCGATGCGCCGCTGTGCTTCACCTGCGGCACGAAGATGCGCCCCTCGGGCAGCTGCTTCGTCTGCGAGGGCTGCGGGTCGACGTCCGGCTGCAGCTGA
- the nrdR gene encoding transcriptional regulator NrdR, translating into MHCPYCRNTDTRVLDSRVADEGSAIRRRRQCQECDKRFSTVEQMQLTVVKRSGTTEPFDRDKVVSGVRKACKGRPVSDDDLKRIGQQVQDILRESGCAEVPAHEVGLAILQPLKELDAVAYLRFASVYKQFESPDDFVEEIATLMSATADDEAQRLSNT; encoded by the coding sequence ATGCATTGTCCGTACTGCCGCAACACCGACACCCGAGTGCTCGACAGCAGAGTCGCCGACGAGGGGTCGGCCATCCGTCGCCGCCGCCAGTGCCAGGAGTGCGATAAGCGGTTCTCCACCGTCGAGCAGATGCAGCTCACGGTGGTCAAGCGCTCCGGCACGACCGAGCCGTTCGACCGCGACAAGGTCGTCTCGGGCGTACGCAAGGCGTGCAAGGGCCGGCCGGTGAGCGACGACGACCTGAAGCGGATCGGGCAGCAGGTGCAAGACATTCTCCGCGAGTCCGGCTGTGCGGAGGTGCCGGCCCACGAGGTGGGGCTGGCCATTCTGCAGCCGCTCAAGGAGCTCGACGCCGTTGCGTACCTCAGGTTCGCAAGCGTCTACAAGCAGTTCGAGTCTCCCGACGACTTCGTCGAGGAGATCGCGACCCTCATGTCGGCAACGGCCGACGACGAGGCACAGCGGCTCAGCAACACATGA